The following coding sequences lie in one Synechococcus sp. PCC 7336 genomic window:
- a CDS encoding WecB/TagA/CpsF family glycosyltransferase codes for MEQFQFLNASLDNITRAQLLERLRWGGTVFTLNVDHLKKLQQDAEFYRAYTSATYRVCDSQVLTNLSRLSKRPLKEKIAGSDLLPAYCRYYRDKSEVTMFLLGAAPGVAQQAQQVINASAGRQLVVDTYSPDCGFERDRDECQRIVDRINASGATTLVVGLGAPKQEIWIYRHRHQLERVKVFLALGAAIDFIAGQRERSPRWMSDLGLEWLHRLLQEPKRLWRRYLVDGPPIFWMFLLDVCHCYRFPVEQRQPLQQLLDAQPIGRVLQRAGLLTAERVDRALTIQAQQQPRQSFGEIVAERGWLDRATVDFFVEQLPTLAQTMRQRPLGQYLKAAGLLDDSQIESILQEQAHTGELFGQIAVKRGWVFDRTVEFFLNYVAPDCETLPYSIFTSAAVAEKRVDWSQRDRGKLPTAVSALSEISGISAVKQAGDFECSGERA; via the coding sequence GTGGAACAATTTCAGTTTCTCAATGCGTCACTAGATAACATCACTCGAGCACAGTTGCTAGAGCGACTGCGTTGGGGTGGCACGGTTTTCACCCTGAATGTCGATCATTTGAAGAAATTACAGCAAGATGCAGAGTTCTATCGAGCCTATACCTCAGCCACTTACCGAGTCTGCGATAGTCAGGTTCTGACAAATTTATCCAGGCTGAGCAAACGCCCCCTGAAGGAGAAAATTGCGGGCTCCGATCTGCTCCCTGCTTACTGCAGGTATTACCGAGACAAGTCTGAGGTGACGATGTTTCTGCTGGGGGCTGCCCCCGGAGTTGCCCAGCAGGCGCAGCAGGTCATCAATGCCAGCGCCGGACGCCAGTTGGTGGTAGACACCTATTCCCCTGACTGCGGCTTCGAGCGCGATCGCGATGAATGTCAGCGGATTGTCGATCGTATTAACGCCTCTGGGGCCACAACATTGGTGGTGGGGTTGGGAGCTCCCAAGCAAGAAATTTGGATTTATCGCCATCGCCACCAACTGGAGCGCGTAAAAGTTTTTCTAGCGCTTGGTGCTGCCATTGACTTTATCGCGGGTCAGCGAGAGCGATCGCCCCGCTGGATGAGCGACCTGGGCCTGGAATGGCTGCACCGACTGCTGCAAGAACCCAAACGATTGTGGCGGCGCTACTTAGTGGACGGCCCGCCTATTTTCTGGATGTTTCTGCTCGATGTCTGCCATTGCTACCGTTTCCCCGTCGAGCAACGGCAACCCCTGCAACAGTTGCTCGATGCTCAACCCATTGGTCGAGTCCTTCAGCGGGCGGGTCTACTCACAGCCGAGCGGGTCGATCGCGCCCTCACAATTCAAGCTCAGCAGCAGCCCCGCCAAAGTTTTGGCGAGATTGTGGCAGAACGGGGATGGCTCGATCGGGCGACGGTTGACTTTTTTGTGGAGCAGTTGCCAACACTCGCTCAAACTATGCGCCAGAGACCCTTGGGCCAGTATCTCAAAGCAGCGGGGTTGCTCGACGACAGCCAAATCGAGTCTATTTTGCAAGAGCAGGCGCACACTGGGGAGCTGTTCGGACAAATTGCGGTGAAGCGGGGTTGGGTTTTCGATCGCACTGTCGAGTTCTTTTTGAACTACGTCGCTCCTGACTGCGAAACCTTGCCCTACAGCATCTTTACCTCTGCTGCAGTCGCCGAAAAACGAGTCGATTGGAGCCAAAGAGACCGAGGGAAACTGCCAACAGCAGTATCTGCCCTATCTGAAATATCTGGGATATCTGCTGTGAAGCAAGCAGGGGATTTTGAATGCTCGGGAGAGCGCGCATGA
- a CDS encoding sugar transferase produces the protein MKGGPLKPFKSVATTAAVKQPVAPHLSPKRVGSSGPHRSATNRTKRAIDILGAAVGLVLLAAVFVPIAIAIKLNSSGPIFFTQTRCGLRGRPFQLWKFRSMVVDADRLKHTVANQARGHMFKNDRDPRVTAVGRWLRCTSLDELPQFWNILRGDMSLVGTRPPTLDEVHQYKLHHFQRLNVKPGLTGEWQVRGRSKVDNFEEVVRLDLEYQQQWSNLRDLALILQTVRVVLRRDGAY, from the coding sequence ATGAAGGGGGGTCCGTTGAAACCATTCAAGTCTGTCGCAACCACTGCTGCTGTCAAGCAGCCGGTCGCTCCACATCTATCGCCCAAGAGGGTCGGCTCGTCAGGTCCCCATCGGTCTGCGACCAATCGCACCAAGCGGGCCATCGATATTTTGGGCGCGGCAGTGGGGTTGGTCTTGCTCGCGGCGGTCTTTGTGCCGATCGCGATCGCCATCAAGCTCAATAGTTCTGGCCCGATTTTCTTTACGCAAACCCGCTGCGGCTTGAGGGGCAGACCCTTTCAATTGTGGAAATTTCGCTCGATGGTAGTGGATGCAGATCGATTGAAACACACTGTGGCCAACCAAGCTCGCGGGCACATGTTTAAAAACGACCGCGATCCTCGGGTGACGGCTGTCGGTCGGTGGTTGCGCTGCACCAGTTTGGACGAATTGCCACAGTTTTGGAATATCCTCAGGGGCGATATGAGCTTGGTAGGAACTCGTCCCCCGACCTTAGACGAGGTTCATCAGTACAAGCTCCACCATTTCCAGCGTCTCAATGTCAAACCTGGCTTAACGGGAGAGTGGCAGGTGCGGGGTCGGTCTAAGGTGGACAATTTTGAAGAGGTGGTTCGTCTCGACTTGGAATATCAGCAACAATGGTCGAATCTCCGCGACCTAGCCTTAATTCTCCAAACCGTACGGGTAGTGTTGAGGCGGGATGGGGCCTACTAG
- a CDS encoding Uma2 family endonuclease yields the protein MTATLIQSPDRVLLRNISWSTYQSLIGDFEGEPAIRLTYDSGTLEIRMPLDPHETYKKLLGRLVEAATEELDLEIRSLGSRTCDRQDLARGLEPDQCYYIQHEALVRRAEQIDLAQLPPPDLAVEIDIASSSLDRFSIYADLGVPEIWRYNGSTLEIHCLQNGSYVLSESSIAIPVLNAENIAQFLDLRSTVGENKIIKQFRQWVRNQGKSE from the coding sequence ATGACAGCTACGCTTATCCAGAGTCCAGATCGGGTCCTGCTTCGCAATATTAGTTGGTCCACCTATCAATCTCTCATCGGCGATTTTGAGGGGGAACCGGCAATTCGACTGACTTATGACAGCGGTACCCTTGAAATCCGCATGCCTCTCGACCCTCACGAAACCTATAAGAAGCTTCTAGGACGACTGGTTGAGGCTGCAACTGAGGAACTGGATTTAGAGATTCGAAGTTTAGGCTCGCGAACTTGCGATCGCCAAGATCTCGCTCGCGGATTAGAACCAGATCAGTGCTACTACATTCAACACGAGGCACTGGTGAGAAGAGCCGAACAAATCGACTTGGCGCAGCTTCCACCTCCCGATCTAGCTGTTGAAATTGATATTGCGAGTAGTTCTCTCGACCGATTTTCCATCTATGCCGATCTGGGAGTTCCAGAAATTTGGCGATATAACGGTAGTACTTTAGAAATCCATTGTTTGCAAAATGGAAGCTATGTCTTGAGTGAAAGTAGCATTGCAATTCCAGTGCTGAACGCTGAGAATATTGCGCAGTTTCTAGACCTGCGCTCAACTGTTGGCGAGAACAAGATAATTAAACAGTTTCGCCAATGGGTAAGAAACCAAGGCAAGTCTGAATGA
- the leuS gene encoding leucine--tRNA ligase, translating to MEERYNPQAIEPKWQQQWQATGADKTPEHGERPKFYALSMFPYPSGNLHMGHVRNYSITDAIARFKRMQGFRVLHPMGWDAFGLPAENAAIDRGISPAVWTQQNIAQMRSQLQRLGLSYDWEREVSTCGPDYYRWTQWLFLQFFKADLAYQKESAVNWDPIDQTVLANEQVDAEGKSWRSGAVVQKRMLRQWFLKITDYAEQLLQDLEKLSGWPDKVRAMQANWIGKSTGARVEFKAATGQSIPVFTTRPDTLWGATFMVLSPEHPLVAELTTPAQKAAVEAYRETAAAKSEIDRTAEDREKTGVFTGSYAVNPVNNHKIPIWIADYVLMGYGTGAIMAVPAHDSRDFEFAKTFGLDIIPVVFPPEADPATAAELTEAYSDNAAGVLHNSGPLDGLTVSDAKVAVVEYLEDKGIGTAQVNYRLRDWLISRQRYWGCPIPVIHCPDCGIVPVPDEQLPVELPTDVALSGRGGSPLATLESWVRVDCPTCGAAARRETDTMDTFIDSSWYFLRYADATNGEKVFDAAKANNWLPVDQYVGGIEHAILHLLYSRFFTKVLRDRDLLHFDEPFERLLTQGMVQALTYKDPQTNEYVAAADIENLDRPVSPTTGNPLEVFYEKMSKSKYNGVDPLGVLQNYGADTARMFILFKAPPEKDLEWGDTDVEGQFRFLNRVWRLVHAFVSQDSRPQVYCSGQLSKAEKDLRRAIHIAIRETTEDMEGGYQFNTAIAELMKLSNALNEAKLLASPVYAEGLQTLVQLLAPFAPHIAEELWSALACEGSVHASTWPIADPNALVADSVTIVVQVNGKRRGEFEAPADVTKAQQEELAKATEAAQRYLAEGTLRKAIVVPKKLVNFVVT from the coding sequence GTGGAAGAACGCTACAATCCCCAAGCGATTGAGCCGAAGTGGCAGCAGCAGTGGCAAGCAACGGGAGCTGACAAGACTCCCGAGCATGGCGAGCGCCCCAAGTTTTATGCGCTCTCGATGTTTCCCTACCCCTCCGGCAATTTGCATATGGGGCACGTGCGCAACTACAGCATCACGGATGCGATCGCTCGATTCAAGCGGATGCAGGGGTTTCGAGTCTTGCACCCGATGGGGTGGGATGCCTTTGGACTGCCAGCAGAGAATGCTGCGATCGATCGCGGTATTTCGCCCGCCGTGTGGACCCAGCAGAATATTGCTCAAATGCGATCGCAACTGCAGCGGCTCGGCCTTTCCTACGATTGGGAGCGGGAAGTCAGCACCTGCGGTCCCGACTACTACCGCTGGACCCAATGGCTCTTTCTGCAGTTCTTCAAGGCGGACTTGGCCTACCAAAAAGAGTCGGCGGTGAATTGGGACCCGATCGACCAGACGGTACTGGCGAACGAACAGGTGGATGCGGAGGGCAAGTCCTGGCGATCGGGCGCAGTGGTGCAAAAACGGATGCTGCGCCAGTGGTTTCTCAAAATTACCGATTATGCCGAACAACTGCTGCAGGATTTGGAGAAACTGTCCGGTTGGCCCGATAAAGTGCGGGCGATGCAGGCCAACTGGATTGGCAAGTCCACTGGCGCGCGGGTGGAATTTAAGGCAGCGACCGGTCAGTCGATTCCTGTGTTTACCACTCGCCCCGACACGCTCTGGGGGGCAACCTTCATGGTGCTGTCCCCCGAACATCCGCTGGTGGCCGAGCTGACGACCCCCGCGCAGAAAGCAGCAGTGGAAGCCTATCGAGAAACCGCCGCCGCCAAGAGCGAGATCGATCGCACCGCCGAAGATCGCGAAAAAACGGGCGTGTTTACCGGCAGCTATGCCGTTAACCCCGTCAATAACCACAAAATCCCCATCTGGATTGCCGACTACGTCCTCATGGGCTACGGGACTGGTGCCATCATGGCGGTTCCCGCCCACGACAGCCGGGATTTCGAGTTTGCCAAAACCTTCGGCCTCGACATTATTCCAGTGGTCTTCCCCCCCGAGGCCGATCCCGCCACTGCAGCAGAGTTGACCGAAGCCTACAGCGACAACGCAGCGGGCGTTCTACACAATTCCGGTCCCCTCGACGGCCTGACGGTCTCCGACGCCAAGGTCGCAGTCGTCGAATATCTGGAAGATAAAGGCATCGGCACAGCTCAGGTGAACTATCGCCTACGGGACTGGCTGATTTCTCGCCAGCGTTATTGGGGCTGCCCCATTCCCGTCATCCACTGCCCCGACTGCGGCATTGTACCGGTACCCGACGAACAACTGCCTGTGGAACTGCCCACTGATGTGGCACTCAGCGGTCGCGGCGGCTCGCCATTGGCAACTCTAGAGAGTTGGGTTCGGGTGGACTGTCCCACCTGTGGCGCTGCGGCGCGCCGCGAGACAGACACGATGGATACGTTTATCGATTCGTCCTGGTATTTCCTGCGCTATGCGGATGCGACCAATGGGGAGAAGGTGTTCGATGCCGCCAAGGCAAACAATTGGCTGCCCGTAGACCAGTATGTCGGGGGCATCGAGCACGCCATTTTGCACCTCTTGTATTCGCGCTTTTTTACAAAGGTGTTGCGCGATCGCGATCTGCTCCACTTTGACGAACCGTTCGAGCGCCTGCTCACCCAAGGAATGGTGCAAGCACTGACCTATAAAGACCCCCAAACCAACGAATATGTGGCCGCCGCCGACATCGAGAATCTCGATCGCCCCGTCAGTCCCACCACCGGTAACCCTCTGGAGGTGTTCTACGAAAAGATGTCGAAGTCGAAGTACAACGGCGTCGATCCGCTAGGCGTATTGCAGAACTACGGGGCTGACACTGCGCGCATGTTCATTCTGTTTAAAGCCCCCCCCGAAAAAGATCTGGAATGGGGCGATACGGATGTGGAAGGTCAATTCCGCTTCCTCAATCGAGTTTGGCGGCTAGTACATGCCTTTGTTTCCCAAGACTCGCGCCCCCAGGTGTATTGTTCGGGCCAGTTGAGCAAAGCGGAGAAAGATCTGCGGCGGGCGATTCACATCGCTATTCGGGAAACCACTGAGGACATGGAGGGAGGGTATCAATTCAATACGGCGATCGCCGAGCTCATGAAGCTCAGCAACGCCCTCAATGAGGCTAAACTGCTTGCTTCCCCTGTCTATGCCGAAGGGCTGCAAACCCTCGTCCAGTTATTAGCCCCCTTCGCCCCCCACATTGCCGAAGAACTATGGTCGGCACTGGCGTGTGAAGGTTCCGTTCATGCCAGTACTTGGCCGATCGCCGATCCCAACGCCTTGGTGGCCGATAGCGTCACGATTGTGGTGCAGGTGAACGGCAAGCGGCGGGGCGAGTTTGAGGCTCCGGCAGATGTGACGAAGGCGCAGCAGGAGGAATTGGCCAAGGCTACTGAAGCGGCACAACGCTATCTGGCGGAGGGAACATTGCGCAAAGCGATCGTGGTACCGAAGAAGTTGGTGAACTTCGTCGTGACCTAG
- a CDS encoding polysaccharide deacetylase family protein, with protein sequence MRIAIFVLVFALTGVGLLYVQPRWILGIAGRLSGDRVLFFVETERPFVALTIDDGPDPETTAKILAVLDRHQAKATFFPIGSHVEGNETVVAEMVAAGHELGNHMLEDRLSAGLPIETFASHLKQTESSIVSAAKGLEGLHWFRPGQGLYTQRMLDVAEAEGYRAVLGSVFPYDTLLGQPGFSARFIRDRVRPGSIIVLHDRGERGERTAIALEILLPQLADRGYRVTTLSELVESGAAGSTERVN encoded by the coding sequence ATGCGCATCGCGATTTTTGTCCTAGTGTTTGCTCTGACTGGTGTGGGACTGCTGTACGTGCAGCCTCGCTGGATCTTGGGAATTGCTGGACGTCTGTCGGGCGATCGCGTCTTGTTCTTTGTGGAAACGGAACGACCGTTTGTGGCGCTGACGATTGACGACGGCCCCGATCCGGAAACGACGGCCAAGATTTTAGCGGTGCTCGATCGCCACCAGGCCAAAGCGACATTTTTCCCGATCGGCTCGCATGTTGAAGGGAACGAGACGGTGGTGGCGGAGATGGTAGCTGCGGGTCACGAGCTGGGCAATCACATGTTGGAAGACCGGCTCAGTGCGGGGTTACCGATCGAAACGTTTGCCAGCCACCTCAAACAGACGGAGTCGTCGATCGTGTCCGCTGCCAAGGGGTTAGAAGGCTTGCATTGGTTCCGTCCGGGGCAGGGACTCTATACCCAACGCATGTTGGATGTTGCAGAAGCTGAAGGGTACCGCGCGGTTTTGGGGTCGGTGTTTCCCTACGATACGCTGTTGGGCCAACCGGGCTTTTCGGCTCGGTTTATTCGCGATCGCGTTCGACCGGGCTCGATTATTGTGTTGCACGATCGCGGCGAGCGGGGGGAACGAACGGCGATCGCTTTGGAAATACTGCTACCTCAGCTAGCAGATCGAGGCTACCGAGTGACGACTCTATCGGAATTGGTTGAGAGCGGGGCTGCAGGCAGTACGGAACGGGTGAACTAG
- a CDS encoding Uma2 family endonuclease, with the protein MVASPTVNYLTPEDYLEGEKKSPIKHEYVRGEVFAMAGGSDSHATITLNFAALLRNHVRGTGCKTYVADMKIRVEAADVFYYPDVFVTCDSDDRPYEYFKCHPCLVVEVLSDSTERLDRGDKFANYRQLESLQEYVLVSQKQQSVELFRRDLDGYWKLYPHQGGDNIELTSIGFRCAIADLYEDVEFVPEV; encoded by the coding sequence ATGGTTGCGAGTCCGACAGTTAACTACCTCACGCCTGAAGACTATTTAGAAGGTGAGAAAAAGAGTCCCATCAAGCACGAATACGTTCGGGGCGAGGTCTTTGCAATGGCGGGGGGGAGTGACTCCCACGCAACCATTACATTGAACTTTGCTGCTCTGCTGCGCAATCACGTTCGAGGTACGGGCTGTAAAACCTACGTTGCGGATATGAAAATCCGAGTTGAAGCGGCAGATGTGTTTTACTATCCCGATGTGTTTGTCACCTGTGACAGCGACGATCGCCCGTACGAATACTTCAAATGCCATCCCTGTCTCGTGGTGGAAGTGCTCTCCGACTCGACTGAAAGGCTAGATCGGGGCGATAAATTTGCCAACTATCGCCAACTGGAATCTTTGCAGGAATACGTCCTAGTCAGCCAGAAGCAGCAAAGCGTCGAGCTGTTTCGGCGCGATCTCGATGGGTATTGGAAACTATATCCCCACCAGGGGGGAGATAATATCGAGCTGACCAGCATTGGGTTTCGGTGCGCGATCGCCGACCTCTACGAGGATGTTGAGTTTGTGCCGGAAGTATAA
- a CDS encoding Uma2 family endonuclease — protein sequence MVASPAVNHLTPEDYLEGEKKSFVKHEYVRGEVYAMAGASRTHITIAGNLYSRLRTHCRGTGCQAYIADMKVDIEAADVFYYPDVVVSCDNRDRQFDYFQRHPCLVVEVLSDSTERLDRGDKFANYRQLESLQEYVLVSQKQQSVELFRRDRDGYWKLYPHQGGDNIELTSIGFRCAIADLYEDVEFAPDEAEAKLN from the coding sequence ATGGTCGCGAGTCCGGCAGTTAACCACCTCACGCCTGAAGACTATTTAGAGGGTGAGAAAAAGAGCTTCGTCAAACACGAATACGTTCGGGGCGAAGTCTATGCAATGGCTGGCGCGAGTCGAACGCACATCACCATTGCGGGGAACCTGTATAGCCGATTGCGCACTCACTGTCGCGGGACTGGTTGCCAAGCTTACATTGCGGATATGAAGGTCGATATTGAGGCCGCTGATGTTTTCTACTACCCGGATGTGGTGGTGAGTTGCGACAATCGCGATCGCCAATTCGACTATTTTCAGCGCCATCCCTGTCTCGTGGTGGAAGTGCTCTCCGACTCGACTGAAAGGCTAGATCGGGGCGATAAATTTGCCAACTATCGCCAACTGGAATCTTTGCAGGAATACGTCTTGGTCAGCCAGAAGCAGCAAAGCGTCGAGCTGTTTCGGCGCGATCGCGATGGGTATTGGAAACTATATCCCCACCAGGGGGGAGATAATATCGAGCTGACCAGCATTGGGTTTCGGTGCGCGATCGCCGACCTCTACGAGGATGTTGAGTTTGCTCCAGATGAAGCGGAGGCTAAGCTCAATTGA
- a CDS encoding glycosyltransferase family 4 protein produces MPAIPAFAELKVAIVHEWLIDYSGSERVVEQLLTLFPHADLYAVVENLPVELKGFIQHKPVRTTFIQNLPWGPTKYQNYLPFMPMAIEQLDLSNYDLILSSSHAVAKGVLTGPSQCHISYVHSPMRYAWDLQHQYLRESGFDRGPKGWLARYLLHNLRQWDRHSASGVDYFAANSQFIARRIWKIYRRSARVIYPPVNANEFELYDGPREDYYLAACRMVPYKRMELIVEAFSQMPDKRLVAIGDGPGLKRVQQLATSNIEVLGYQSMECLREYMQKARAFVFAAQEDFGITVVEAQACGTPVIAYGAGGALETVKGLEAENPTGVLFGEQAIASLKAAIEQFEKTAIRPLSCRENALRFSVEQFRSEFATYAMNCWNAFWELN; encoded by the coding sequence ATGCCTGCCATTCCCGCATTTGCCGAACTCAAAGTGGCGATCGTCCACGAATGGCTAATCGACTACTCTGGCTCGGAGCGAGTTGTGGAACAACTCTTAACGCTCTTCCCGCACGCAGACCTGTATGCAGTCGTCGAAAACTTACCTGTAGAGTTAAAGGGTTTCATTCAACACAAACCCGTTCGCACCACATTCATTCAAAACCTACCGTGGGGACCGACAAAATATCAAAACTACTTACCCTTCATGCCGATGGCGATCGAACAACTCGATCTATCCAACTACGATCTCATCCTCTCCAGTTCCCATGCAGTGGCAAAAGGAGTTCTCACCGGCCCCAGTCAATGCCACATTAGTTATGTTCACTCCCCCATGCGCTACGCCTGGGATCTGCAGCATCAATATCTGCGGGAATCGGGCTTCGATCGCGGTCCCAAAGGTTGGCTAGCGCGCTATTTACTCCACAATTTGCGTCAATGGGATCGCCACAGTGCCAGTGGTGTAGACTATTTCGCCGCCAATTCCCAATTCATCGCCCGTCGCATTTGGAAAATCTATCGACGCTCTGCTCGCGTCATTTATCCTCCCGTGAACGCGAACGAGTTCGAACTGTATGATGGGCCTCGCGAGGATTATTATTTAGCTGCTTGTCGGATGGTGCCTTACAAGCGGATGGAGCTGATTGTAGAAGCTTTCTCGCAGATGCCGGATAAGCGGTTAGTGGCGATCGGGGATGGTCCGGGTTTGAAACGAGTCCAACAACTTGCAACGTCGAATATTGAAGTATTGGGATATCAGTCAATGGAATGCTTGAGGGAATACATGCAGAAAGCAAGGGCATTTGTGTTTGCGGCTCAGGAAGATTTTGGCATTACGGTTGTGGAAGCACAGGCTTGCGGTACCCCAGTGATTGCCTATGGAGCTGGCGGAGCTTTAGAAACGGTCAAAGGGTTGGAGGCAGAAAATCCGACCGGAGTGTTATTTGGCGAGCAGGCGATCGCCAGTCTCAAAGCTGCGATCGAGCAATTTGAAAAAACGGCTATTCGTCCGCTCAGTTGCCGCGAAAATGCACTTCGGTTTAGTGTCGAACAATTTCGAAGCGAGTTTGCCACCTATGCAATGAATTGCTGGAATGCTTTTTGGGAGCTCAATTGA